A part of Aegilops tauschii subsp. strangulata cultivar AL8/78 chromosome 2, Aet v6.0, whole genome shotgun sequence genomic DNA contains:
- the LOC109740506 gene encoding ruBisCO large subunit-binding protein subunit beta, chloroplastic: MPLPPSPPPSLSSKPPTLPFSPKKTPPMPVYKDLHFNHDLSATKKLQAGVDLVARLVGVTLGPKGRNVVLANKYGPPKIVNDGETVLKEIELEDPLENLGVKLVRQAGARTNDIAGDGCTTSIILAQGLIAEGMKVLAAGMNPVQIARGIGRTADALVSELKLMSREIEDHEIAHVAAVSAGNDYAVGNMISEAFKRVGREGMVRIENGRSTVNSLEVVEGMQFERGYLSPFFVTNHANMSAEYTDCKILLVDKIISDPRELLRVCFSAVKEVFPLLIIAEDVEEEALATLTRNKLSGMIKVAAIKAPSFGEQKTQCLEDIAIITGGTVVRDDMGYTLEEAGKEFLGSASKVIVKKDSTLIVTDGSTLHAVEKRVAQIKGQVENSKETYQKKILGERIARLSGAIAIIQVGAQTVIELKDKKLRIEDALNATMAAIEEGVVVGGGCSLLRLSQKIDIIKESLDNLEQKIGADIFKHALSYPTTLIANNAGMSGKFVIEKVLSNDNASYGYNAANGCYEDLMASGILDPSKVVRCCIEHSAVVAKSFLTSDVVIVEAQESKPVRVRPPMPPRNLIPPMPASVSGIRV, translated from the exons ATGCCGCTCCCTCCgtcccctcccccctccctctCCAGCAAGCCCCCCACCCTGCCCTTCTCTCCCAAGAAGACGCCGCCGATGCCCGTCTACAAGGACCTGCACTTCAACCACGACCTGTCCGCCACCAAGAAGTTGCAG GCTGGCGTGGACCTGGTGGCGCGGCTGGTGGGGGTCACCCTGGGTCCCAAGGGGAGGAATGTGGTGCTCGCCAACAAGTATGGCCCTCCCAAGATCGTCAACGACggggagacggtcctcaaggag ATCGAGTTGGAGGATCCGCTGGAAAATCTAGGAGTTAAATTGGTCAGACAGGCCGGCGCCAGGACGAACGATATTGCCGGCGATGGGTGTACCACTTCTATAATCCTTGCTCAAGGCCTGATTGCTGAAGGAATGAAG GTTCTTGCTGCTGGAATGAATCCGGTTCAAATTGCGCGTGGCATTGGGAGGACTGCTGATGCTTTGGTTTCTGAACTCAAGTTGATGTCACGGGAG ATTGAAGATCATGAAATAGCACACGTGGCTGCAGTTAGCGCCGGAAATGATTACGCTGTCGGAAacatgatttctgaggcttttaAAAGAGTAGGCAGGGAAGGCATGGTTAGGATTGAAAACGGGAGAAGCACTGTAAACAGTTTGGAGGTTGTTGAAGGAATGCAGTTTGAACGTGGTTACCTCTCACCTTTCTTTGTGACTAATCATGCGAATATGTCCGCGGAGTACACTGACTGTAAG ATCCTGTTGGTTGACAAGATAATTTCTGATCCAAGGGAACTTTTAAGGGTATGTTTTAGTGCTGTAAAAGAAGTTTTTCCATTATTAATAATTGCTGAGGATGTCGAAGAAGAAGCATTGGCTACTTTGACGAGAAACAAGCTATCCGGGATGATCAAAGTGGCAGCAATTAAGGCTCCTTCTTTCGGTGAACAAAAAACCCAATGCTTAGAAGACATTGCAATCATAACAGGAG GTACAGTAGTGAGAGATGACATGGGATACACACTAGAAGAGGCAGGGAAAGAGTTCTTAGGCTCTGCTTCTAAAGTAATAGTCAAGAAAGATTCAACACTAATTGTTACTGATGGAAGCACCCTTCATGCAGTTGAGAAAAGGGTTGCTCAGATAAAAGGCCAAGTTGAG AACTCAAAGGAGACGTACCAGAAAAAGATACTGGGTGAGAGGATTGCAAGGTTATCTGGTGCAATTGCAATCATTCAG GTTGGTGCTCAAACAGTCATTGAGCTGAAAGATAAGAAACTGAGAATTGAAGATGCCCTTAATGCAACCATG GCAGCTATTGAGGAAGGTGTTGTAGTTGGTGGTGGATGCAGCCTACTAAGATTATCCCAGAAGATTGACATAATCAAGGAATCATTGGATAATTTAGAGCAGAAG ATTGGTGCTGACATCTTCAAACATGCTCTGAGCTACCCTACCACACTAATAGCTAATAATGCCGGGATGAGTGGCAAGTTCGTCATCGAAAAG GTGCTGTCAAATGACAATGCAAGTTATGGATACAATGCTGCCAACGGCTGCTATGAAGACCTGATGGCTTCTGGAATATTGGACCCATCAAAG GTTGTGAGGTGTTGCATAGAGCATTCTGCTGTTGTTGCCAAGTCTTTTCTCACCTCCGATGTAGTGATCGTGGAGGCGCAAGAAAGCAAACCGGTTCGCGTAAGGCCCCCGATGCCCCCTAGGAACCTGATTCCCCCAATGCCTGCATCAG TTTCAGGTATTCGAGTCTAG